In Streptomyces sp. HUAS ZL42, the DNA window GGTGGTGCGTGTCCGGGCCGTCGCGGGCCGGAACGCGGAGGTGAGGCCGCGCGCCGGTCCCGGCTGGGTGATCGCTCCCGTGGGGCAGGTGTCGACGCAGCCGCCGCAGGCCACGCAGTCCGACTCGGCCCAGGGGCCGCCGGATCCGGGCGCCACGACGGTGTCGCCGCCCCGGCCGACCAGGGTGAGGGCGAAAGTGCCCTGCACTTCGGAGCACATCCGCACACACCGGCCGCAGGCGATGCACAGGTCCCGGTCGAGATGGACGTACGGGTGGGAGTCGTCCCCGCCCCGGCCCCCGGCGCCCTGCGCCGTCTCGGGGCTGATGCCCATCGACCGGCAGACTTGGGCCAGTTCACTGGGGTTGCCGCCGGCGAGTGCCCGGGGCGGCAGAGCGGAGACGATGACCTCCACCGCGTCCCTCCGCAGCCGCACGAGATCATCAGTCGCGGTTTCGATCCGGGCACCAGGGGACGACGGGGTGACACACGCCGCCGTGATGCGCCCGTCGGCGCGTACCAGACAGGTGCGGCAGGATCCGGCAGGGCTGATCCGGTCGTCGGAGCAGAGCGCCGGCAACTCGACCCCGGCCGCGCGCACCGCAGCGAGCAGCGACGCACCCTCAGGCACCTCGACGCCGGTCCCGTCGACCTCGATCGCGATTCGGGTCATGGGTCCCACCCCGCCAGCCGATCCCCGTAGGCGCGGGCAAGACTCCGCACGGCGGACGGGATCCGCCGTCCGAAGGCACACAGGCTCGCCTCGGCCAGGACACGCGACAGCCGCTCCCACCCCTGTCCCGGCGGGGTCCGGGCGGATGCCATCCCCAGGCCGCGGCGCGTGCCGACCCGGCACGGCGAACACGCCCCACAGCTCTCCGCCGCGGCGAACTCCCACACGTGCCGCAACACGTCCTCCGGCGCCACGCGCTCATCGAAGGCCACCAGACCGGCATGGCCGAGGGCGGCGCCCCGAGCGGACAGTCCGGCCTCCGACAGCGGTACGTCCAGGGCGTCGGCGGCGAGGAAGCCTCCCAGTGGTCCGCCGACCTGGAGAGCGACCGGCTCCGCGTCGTCCTTCAGGCCACCGCCCAGGTCCGTGACGATCCGCCGTACCGGCGTGCCGAGTTCGACCTCGTAACAACCCGGCCGGGCGAACCGCTCGGAGAGACACACCAGCTTGGTCCCCGTCTCGCCGGGCGTGCCGCGCCGGGCGTACGCCTCGCCGCCGCGCCGGACGATCCACGGCACGGCCGCCAGGGTCTCCACGTTGTTGACCACGGTCGGCGCGTCCCACAGCCCGCGCTCGGTCGGGTACGGCGGGCGGGGGCGGGCGCAACCCCGGCCGCCCTCCAGCCCCGCTATGAGCGCGGTCTCCTCACCGGCGACGTAGGAGCCGGCGCCTTCGACGACCCGGATGTCGAGCGCGGCGCCCGTACCGTGCACGGACGGGCCGAGACGGCCGTCGGCATACGCGTGCCCCACGGCTTCCCGCATCCGCGCGAGGGCGGCCGGGTATTCGGAGCGCACCAGCACCACGCCCAGGCGGGACCCGCACACGAAACAGGCCAGGGCCAGCCCCTCCAGCACCCGCTCCGGGTCGGCCTCCATCAACAGCCGATCGGCGTACGAGCCAGGGTCCCCTTCGTCGCCGTTGGCCACGACCACGGTGCCGGGGGCGCGGCCGGCAGCCTCCCATTTCGCCGCCACGCGGAAGCCCGCGCCGCCACGCCCTCGAAGCCCGGATGCCGCGACCTCGCTGAGGACCCCGTCTCGGGTTCCCTTCGTCACCGCCCCCGGCCACACCTGCCAGGCGGGCTCACCGGAGAGCACACCGCCCAGCAGTACCGGGTCACCGGTGTCATCGGTCACCGGGATGTCCGGTGCCCGCCGCGGCTCCCGCCCGGTCAGCTGACCGGCGAGAGTCGGACCTGTGCAGGGCGTGTCGCCGTCGAGCGCCGCAGGGCCCGCGTAGCAGTAGCCCAGACAACGGACGGTCTGCACTGACACCGCACCGTCCGGCGAGGCCGTTCCGAGGGTGACACCCAGCGCGTCCTCGACATCGGCGAGATGCCGTCCGGCCTGGGCTGCGAAGCAGGCAGTCGCGGCACACACCCGGACGTGACGGCGGCCGTGCGGGGCGGCGAGGTCCGCGAAGTAGCTGGCCGGTCCGAGCGCGGCGGCAGCGGGCAGTCCGACTCGGGCAGCGACAGGCGGGGCCCACACCTCGGGGCCGTCCGGTGTTCCCGCTCTGGCCTCGGCCAGCGACTCGATCAACCGGTTCCCAGGCCGCCCGCGCCGGTCGGCCAGGGCTCGGAACGCATCGAAACGGTCGGCAGGACCGACGGGAACCATGTCTTCATCGTGGACGCGGCGGGACGAGGCCGCATCCCGGCACCAGCCCGTGCAGCACCATGGATTCGGGCCCGGTGCCGACCGTGTGTGAACCGGGTGCGGACGTGTGGAGCCGGTCGAGCGCCGTCGCGGGGCCGAGGCTCGTCACCACGGTCGTCGACGCCCGCAGAGTCCCTTGCCGCAGTCACAGCCTGCCCGGTCACTGGTGAAATCGCCCCCGAACGATCACGGTTTCCGGCGAGCTGGGCGCGCACTCCCATGTAGCTCGCGGTCGATGTCTTCCTCGGTGATGGGCGCCGGAAGTAAGCCACGATCAGGAAGGCGTTGATGACGGCGTAGGCCGCAAGGTCAGCACGGAGCTTGCGCTTCTTCTCGAGCCGTTTGTGTGCCCACTCCCTCTCCAACGTCATTCGTGGTGCGTTCGAATCGCTTGGGCCGAGGGGTCCTACCATGACCGACACCTCCCAGGTTCGACGCAGCCTTGCTTCCCTCTGCCAGTCGTCCTCCCAGCGGGCCATATGCGCCGACGATGAGGAATCGCGCTGGTGGGAGACGACGAGAGCCGCGGGGGAGTGCATGCCGCACGGCCTGGCGGGGCCATGCGGCCCGCGTCGATCAGCGCGCTCCTGCCCGGGTACTTCTCCTGATGGCCTGCAAACGCCTCGGACAGCAGACGCTCCTCACTCGCGGCCAGTGTCGGCCCCGTGGCAGGGCCGCCTCGGCGAGCGCGCGATCGACCGCCTTCGCACCGGCCAGGGAACCGTCGACCCCCAGTACGATCGACCCGGTTCCCTCGCGCTGCTCCCGCACGATCAGCACAGGCACCGCGCATGCCGGGTGGACGGCCGTCGACCCCGCGAGCAGGTCGGCGAAGCTCCCATGCCCTGCGGCCCGGCAACCACGCCGTGAGCAATGCGCGGTGACGACGATTCACGGAAGATCCTCCGCGCGCTGCGCCCGGTGAAAGTGCCCGCGTACGAAGGCCGTCCCGGCGGCACGGGGGAGTCCGCCGGAACGGCTCCGCACAGCCCAGGGCATCGGCCCTTGCGGGCGGGGTGGCAGTGCAGGCGGCCAGACCGAAGGCCTGCTCCGGCGAGCGGCGACAGGCCGGCGCGCTCAGGTCGAGCGGGCCGCCGACCAGGGTGTTCACCGAGATGAGCGGGGGAACCCGTATGCGATCGCTCGGGGGTGGCGTCAGTCGCCGGCGTGGGCCACGGTGAGGGAGGCCAGCGCGGCGTCGAGGCGTCGTGTGGCTTCCTCGGCGACCGGGCGCAGCGCCTCGAGTTCGGTGAGGGCGACCATCGTGCTCGGGTCGAGGGCCTGTACGGCGGTGCGGTCGCCGCTGCGACGGATGACCACGTTGCAGGGCAGCAGCAGGCCGATCGAGCGGTCGGTCTCCAGAGCGCGGTGGGCGAGCGGTGGGTTGCAGGCGCCGAGGATGACGTAGTCCTCCATGTCGTGGTCGAGCTTGGCCTTGAGGGTGGCGGTGACGTCGATCTCGGTGAGGATGCCGAAGCCCTGCTGGGCGAGGGCGTCGCGGGTGCGGGCGACGGCGGTGGCGAAGTCGGTGTCGAGGTGCACGGTGCGGTCGTAACGCATGGGGGTGGCCCTTCTGGTCTCGTCGTCTCGTGTGGGCGGGGCGGGTTTCCGGTCGTGTGCGAGGTACTCGTGAGTGCTTTCGCAGGGTTTCCCCATGCCTGAAAATACCCCCCTGGGTACTCGTGTTACCGTCGACAGCATACCCCCTGGGGTAATTCTCGCCGGATGGGAGTGCTCGTGTTCTTCATCGACGGAGCTGGCCGGGCTCGGCAACCGCGGACGCCTGGGGGCGGCGAGCAATCCGCGGTGGCGGTCGGCCCGTCGCGCGAAGTCGATCAGGTGATCGCGGAGGCCGCGTTGCGCGGTGTGCGGATCTCGCGGCCCGTCGAGACGCACGGCCGGCGGGCAGCGCCACGACCCTCGGCAAGGAGAAGGCAACCGCCATGGGAAACAGGAGCGATACACCGAGATGAGCATCTTCCGACGAGATCGGGGTGGCCCGGGCCGGGTGACTGTCCAGGAGGCGGCCGCGCGCACTGGTCACGAGGACACCGAAACCGGCGGCGACGCCGTACTGCTCGATGTCCGCGAACCTTATGAGTGGCAGGCCGGGCACGCCTCCGGAGCCGTACACCTGCCGCTGTCCGCTCTGGCCGCCGGGGCGGCGTTGCCCGCTGACGCGCAGGCGCGGCCCCTGGTCGTGATCTGCCGTTCGGGCAACCGCTCCCGGCAGGCTGCCGAGCTGCTCGCCGCCCGCGGCTCGCAGGCCGTGGACGTGATCGGCGGGATGCGGGACTGGGCCGGGGCGGGTCTGCCGGTGGTGGATGCGCGCGGCGGGCGCGGCACCGTCGTATGAGCGCTCTCGTGCTCGCCCTGGCCGCCGGTGCAGTGATCGGCCTGGCGTTGGGCGCGCTCGGGGGCGGCGGCAGCGTGCTGGCCGTCCCCGCCCTGATCTACCTGCTCGATTTCGCCCCGGTCGCGGCCACCACCGCCAGCCTGGTCATCGTCACGGTCATCTCGGTCACCGCGGTGATCGCGCATGCTCGTGAGGGGCACGTCCGCCGGCGGACCGGGCTGCTGTTCGCGGCGGCCGGGATCGGTCCGGCGATGCTGGGCGGTGCGGTCGCCGGCCGTATCCCGGCGGCTGTGCTGACGGCGGCGTTCGCCCTGGTGGCGGGAGCGGCCGCCTTGCGCATGCTGCGGACCCGGCCCGCCGCGGAGGGCGCTGCGGCGGTGCGGCCGGGGCGGGCGGCGGCCGTGGGGGCCGGACTCGGCACGGTCACCGGTGTCCTCGGCGTCGGTGGCGGGTTCCTCGCCGTACCGGCGCTGGTGGGGGTACTCGGCATGCGGATGCGGAACGCGGTGGGCACCAGCCTGCTGGTCATCACCGTCAACTCGCTGGCCGCGCTGGCGACACGCGCCGGTACGGTCGACGGCCTGGACTGGGCTGTCCTCGGGCCCTTCGCCGGGGCCGCGGTGCTCGGCGCGTGGGACGGGAAACGGCTGGCGGCGAAGGTCTCCGGACACACACTTCAACGGATCTTCGCCCTGGTGCTGCTGGCCGTGGCCGCGTTCATGCTGATCGACGCGGTGGTGTGATGGGCCGAATCCCGCAGGCCCGGTCGCGCCCTATGCCAGGGACAGGAACAGCTTCTCCAGGCGGGCGCGCATCTGCACGCTGTCCTCGCCGTCTTCGCCGTTCTTGCGGCCGGACTCGATGTCCGCCACGCACTGCTGCAGGCCGGTCGCGATGATCGCGAACCCGGCCCGGTCGAGTGCGCGGGAGGCGGCGGCGAGCTGGGTGACGACGTCCTCGCAGTCGCGTCCCTCCTCGATCATCCGGATCACGCCGGAGATCTGACCCTGCGCGCGGCGCAGCCGGTTCAGTACGGCCTTCAGGTCCGCACCCTCGAGCTCCAGTTCCACGATCACTCCTCGAAAAATACCCCTAGGGGTACTGTACGTCCCGGTTCGGGACGACGTCGACCATTAAGGATCACACCTGCCATGACCAGCTCTCCCACCCCCGCTGTCCTCGGCGCCGACCAGGCCCGCACCCGGCTGCACGAGCTGACCGTCATCGACGTGCGCACGCCGCCGAGTACGCCTCCGGCCACCCACCCCGGTGCCCTGAACATCCCCCTGGACCACATTCGGCGGGCCCTGCCGGACATTCGGCACGCCGCCGAGTGAACCGTGCGTTCCGGGGCGCCCACGCAGACCCCGCGGGTGCCCCCGGACACGCGCCGGGAGTGTCAGCTGCGCTCTGCCGGGCGTGGTGCGGCCTGCCTGCGCACGTCGTTCATGTCGATGGCCCGGATCCTGCCGATGAGCTCCTCCAGGGCCTGCGGCGGCAGGGCGCCCGGCTGGGCGTACAGCACGGTGCGGTCGCGGACGGCCATCAGGGTGGGGATGGACGAGACCTGGAAGGCCGCCGCCAGTTCGGGCTGTGCCTCGGTGTCGACCTTGCCGAAGACGATGTCCGGGTGGCGTTCGGCCGCCTTCTCGTAGACGGGGCCGAACATCCGGCACGGTCCGCACCAGGCGGCCCAGAAGTCGATCAGCACGATCTCCGAACCGGTGACGGTGTCCTCGAAGTTGTCCTTGGTCAGTTCAACGGTCGGCATGGTTTCCGGTCTCCTCTCATATACCCGGTGGGGTATATGGTTCAACCGGTGCCGGTCCGGCTTTGTTCCAGACAGGTCGGCGGCAACGGGAACCAGCGCATGCGCTCGAAGTCGGCCGGCAGCCCGGTGGGGCCGTCGTCCAGGCGGTCGGAACGAGCGGCGAGGACCTCGCGGGCGCGGGCGAGCTGACCGGACAGTGTCGCTTCTCCCCTTCGGCGGTGGCGGACGGCCGGTGTGGTGATGCGCCCGTCGGCTGCGAAGCGCACGCCGGTCAGCCGCAGCGGGGGATCGGCGGGACCGGCGCGGTGGTGCCACTGCCCGGTGTGCGGATCGAAGCGGTAGTCGGGCAGGAGGCGGTGGGCACGGGCGGCGACGAGGTCGACGGCGTCGATGAGGTAGTCGCGCACGGTGTCGCTGATGAAGTAGTTGAAGTTGACGCGGATCCAGCCGGGTTTGATGCCGTCGCAGCCGTGGACGACCTCGTCGAGCAGGGCGTGCGAGGTGGCGTGGTCGATGGCGAGCAGGCGGTGGCCGTACGGCCCGGCGCACGAGCAGCCACCGCGGGCCTGGATGCCGAGCAGGTCGTTGAGCAGGGCGACGACGTAGTTGTGGTGAAGGTAGGCGTGGTCGCCGTGGCGGATGCGGAAGGAGACGATGGACAGCCGCCGGGCGTGGTGGTTGCCGAGGATCTCGATGCGCGGGTTGCTGTCCCAGCGGGCCAGGGCGCGGCGCCAGTGGCGCTCTTCGGCGGCCTGAATGGCGTCGGTACCGACGGCCTGTTTCAGAGCGAAGACCAGCCCGGCGCGGATGGACTCCACGATGGCCGGTGTGCCGCCCTCCTCGCGGGCGACCGGATCGTCGAGGTAGCGGTGGCCGAGGGGGTCGACGAAGGCCACGGTGCCGCCGCCGGGCGCCGTCGGTACCTGATTGCGGACCAGTTCCCGCCGTACGACGAGCACGCCCGGGGTCTGCGGGCCGCCGACGAACTTGTGCGGGGAGAGGAAGAGGGCGTCCTTGTGGTCGCCGGCGCCGGGGGCGCTTTCCGTGACCCGGATCGGGACGTAGGGGGCGGCGGCCGCGTAGTCCCAGAAGGAGAGAGCGCCGTGCGTGTGCAGCAGCCGGGCGATGCGGTCGGCGTCGGTGAGGATGCCGGTGACGTTGGAGGCGGCGGAGAAGCTGCCGATGCGCAGCGGCCGGTCGGCGTACCTTCTCAGCCCCGCTTCGAGCCGGTCCAGGTCGATGTGGCCGTCCCGGTCCTCGTCGATGACCACGACGTCGGCGATCGACTCGCGCCAGGGCAGCTCGTTGGAGTGGTGCTCGTACGGCCCGACGAAGACCACCGGACGCTGGGCTGCGGGCGGCTTCTCCGGTCGGCGCAGCTGAAGGATGCCGACGAGTTTGTTCACGGCCGCGGTGGCACCCGAACCGCAGAAGATCACCAGGTCGTCGTCGGTGCCGCCCACCGCGCCCCGGATGATCCGGCGGGCGTCCTCGCGCAGGCGGGTCGTCTGCAGGCCGGTGCTGGAGCTCTCCGTGTGCGTGTTGCCGTAGTGCGGCAGCACCTGCTCGCGGACGAAGTCCTCCACGAAGTCCAGCGAGCGACCGGAGGCGGTGTAGTCCGCGTAGACGATCCGCTTCGGACCGTACGGGCCGTCCAGGACCTCGTCGTCACCGATGAGCCCGCCCCGGATGTGCTCCATCAATGCCGACGCGGCCGGCGCCAAGGACGTGCTCATGGTTCCAGCTCGATGTCGATCTCGGGTGGCTGGTGGAGGGTGTTGTGGACCGTGCAGTGCGAGGCCACGGCGAGCAGGGCCGCTCTGCGCTGCTCGGGGAGCTCAGGTGGCGGGACGATCACGATGCGCAGGGAGGCGACGCGGGCGGGGCGGTCGGTGGCCATGGTGAACTCGGTGCGGACGCGCAGGCCGGTGCGCGGCAGGTTGTGGCGGTGGAGGTAGCGGCCCGCGTAGAAGGCGATGCAGGTGGCCAGGGAGGCGGCGAACAGCTCGGTGGGGGTGGGTGCGGTGTCCGTGCCACCCGCCTCGGTGGGCTGGTCGACCTGGAGGCGGTGGCCGCGGATGTCCACCGCGTAGGCGTCGTGGTCGACGTGGGCTACCTCGAGACGCTGTACGAGCGCCTCCTGGCTCCGGTTTGTGCCGAGGGTGTGCGGTGCACTGCCGGTCATGGCCTGGCCCTTCTCGTTGGTGCAGTCTGCTGCTTTTTCAGTGGACCGCAGACGGCGCGGCTGATCGAGAGGCCTACGGGGTGCGGCGGGGACCATTCGGCCCTGGTGTGAGCAGTCGCAGAGATATACCCTGGTGGGTATTTTTTCAGGGCGTTGGCGGCGAGTGAGCAGTGCATGGGGCGTGTGGGGCGGGTCCAGGACATACCCCGGTGGGTACCGTGATGGGGACCTGCGGCCCATGCCCCGTCCCCATGTTCCGCACGACAGTGGGGACATGGGCAAACACATCGTGATTCTCGGCGGCGGGACTGCCGGCACCATGGCAGCCAACCGCCTGCGTCGCACGCACGGCGAGAGCGAGTACCGGATCACGGTCGTCGACCAGGACGATGACCATCTCTACCAGCCCGGCCTGCTGTTCGTCCCCTTCGGCACGGCCCAGTCGCACCACCTCGTCCGCTCCCGCCCGCGGCAGCTGAACGCCGGTATCGACTACAAGCGGGCACAGATCGACCGGGTGGACCTGGACGCACGGGTGGTGCACTTCGCGGTCGGCGGCTGGGTGTCGTACGACGTCCTCGTGGTGGCCACCGGAGCCGTGCTGCTGCCGGAGGAGACCGAAGGGCTGACCGGTCCCGGCTGGGGCGAGAACGTCTTCACCTTCTACGACCTGCCCGGTGCCGTGGGTCTGCACCACGCGCTGGAGCGCTTCGAGGGCGGACGTGTCGTGGTGGATGTGGCGGATCTGCCGGTCAAGTGCCCCGTCGCACCGCTGGAGTTCGCCTTCCTCGCCGACTGGTACTTCCAGCGATGCGGCATCCGCGACAGGGTCCAGTTGACTTATGTGACCCCGTTGGACGGCGCCTTCACCAAGCCGGTCGCGGCGAAGGCGTTGGGCGGGTTGCTGGCGGAGAAGGGTATCGAGCTGGTCACCGAGTTCACGCTCGGCGAGGTCGACGGACCGGGTGGGCGACTGGTGTCGTACGACGAGCGCGAGGTGCCCTTCGACCTGGCCGTCGTCGTACCGCTGCACGGCGGCGCCGCGTACGTCGGCCGCTCCGAGGGCCTCGGCGACGAACTGGGCTTCATCCCCGTCGACCCGCACACCCTCCAACACCCCGACCGCCCCGAGGTGTTCGCGATCGGCGACGCGGCGGGTCTGCCCGCCTCCAAGGCCGGTTCGGTGGCGCACTTCGAGGGTGAGGTGCTGGTGCACAACATCGGCCGCTTCCTCGCCGGACAGCCGCTGGACGCCTCCTTCGACGGGCATGCCAACTGCTTCGTCGAGACGGGCTTCCACAAGGCGCTGCTGATCGACTTCAACTACGACACCGAGCCGCTGCCCGGCCATTTCCCGGGCCCAGTCGGCCTGCCGCTGCTGAAGGAGTCGCACGCCGCCCACCTCGGCAAGCTCGCCTTCGAATGGCTGTACTGGCACAGCCTGCTGCCCGGCCGGGAACTGCCCGGCATCGGCTCGGCGATGCCCGAGCACGGAAAGACTCACGTGCCCGCCTGAGGGAGAGGACTCCGTCATGCCCACCGCCACCTACGCAGACACCGCCGTCCCCGTCGACGACGAGGGCTTCTTCACCGACCCCGACCGGTGGACCGAGCCGATGGCCGAACAGATCGCCCACGAACAGGGCATCGAGCCACTGACCGACCGGCACTGGACGGTCATCCACTTCATGCGCGCCCAGTACGCGGCAAAGGGAACGGGCCCCACCGTACGAGTGCTCGGCAAGACCTCCGGTGTGAGCGTCAAGGAGCTGTACCAGCTCTTCCCGAAGGGACCGGCGAAGACCGCCGCGAAGATCGCCGGGATCCCCAAGCCCCGCGGCTGCATCTGATCTGAAGGAGCGTGCCCGTCATGGCCGACACCGCCACGATCGAGAAGGTATCGATCATCGTCTCCAAGGGATCCCTGGAAGGGATCTACCCGGCCCTGATCATGGCCAACGGCGCCCGAGCCGAGGGGATCGAGGCCGACCTGTTCTTCACGTTCTTCGGACTGGACGCGATTACGAAGAAGCGCTGGGAGCACATCAAGCTGGCCACCGTCGGCAACCCGGGCCTGCACCTGCCGACCCTGCTGGGCGGTGTACCGGGCATGCCTGATCTGGTCACCCGGTACATGGAACGCAAGATGGACAAGCTCGACATCCCGCCGATCCCCGAGTTCATCGAGATGATCGCCGACACCGGCGCGGGCATCTACGCCTGCAAGGCGTCCGTGGACCTCTTCGAGCTCGGCAAGGACGACCTCGTCGAGCAGGTCCAGGGCGTCATCACGGTGGGGGAGTTCTATGAACACGCCGCCGGTGGTCAGATCATCTACACCTGAGATGGCCGCTGCTGTCCGATCGCGGCGTGCCTCGGCGGTGCTGTGCCGTCCGGTGGCTGGCGCTCTTCAGCCACCGGCGGACTTCACCCGGTGTGCGCCTCCGAGTTCGTCGCCTTCACCGAACTCGCCGAGGAGTCTGCCGCCGTGCTGGGTGCGAGACCGCCCGTTCGCCTCCCTCGCCGACCAGGGCCGTCGCGTCCGTCTGCCCGGTCCGGTACGCGTGCGAAGGCGCGCAGCATGGACCAGCTGAAGACGATTCCCGCCGCGGCGGCCACGGAGGCCCATGTCCAGGGGCTGGTCAGCAGGGTGTGGCGCAGGTCGGAGCCGATCTGCTGGCCGAGGACGAAGATGCCCATGACGGCGACGAACCAGCCGAAGGACTTGCGCAGAGCGTCCTGCGGGATCCGCCCGGCCAGCAGTCCGCCGAGCAGACTGCCGACGACGGCGGTCGCCGTGACGAGGGCGGCGAACCCCCAGTCGATGTGCACGCTGGCGAGGTACCCGGCCAGGCCCGCAAAGGATTTCATGGCGATGACCAGCAGTGAGGTGCCGACGGCCACGGTCATCGGCAGCCCGCCGAGCAGCGCGAGGGCGGGGACGACGAGGAAGCCTCCGCCCGCGCCGACCAGTCCGGTCACCAGTCCTACGACGATGCCGTCCAACAGGACGTGGAGTACGGGGAGTTCATGGTGGACCTTCTTCGGCTGCTGCCTGCGGCCGCGGATCATGGCCACGGCGGTGGCGATCATCATGAGGGCGAACGCGATCAGCAGGACGCTGCCGGGGACGAACTCGGCCAGCCGACCGCCCGCGTAGGCGCCGGTCATGCCGGCGAGGCCGAACAGCAGCCCCGTACGCCACCGGACGCGCCCGGCGCGGGCGTGCGAGACGACCCCTGCGGCGCTGGTGACGCCGACGACGAACAGCGAGGTGGCGATGGCCTCCTTCGTCTCCATTCCGGCCAGGTAGACCAGGATGGGCACGGTCAGGATGGATCCGCCGCCGCCCAGGACGCCGAGGCTCACCCCGATGAGCAGGGACGCGGCGACGACCAGGGCGATCATGACGCACCGCGCAGGGCGGCGACGACGGTGTCAAGGTCGGTGCGCGGGCCGCGGTTGTAGGGCAGCTTCGACAGCAGCAGGCCCATCGCGCAGGTGTTGGTGAGAGCGGCGACGGCCAGACCGGCCCCGACGGCTGTGCCGATGAGGTGCAGTCCGGGCAGGAACAGGCCCGCGATGCCGGTGATCAGGACGAGGGTTCCGGCGACGAGCCGTACCTGGCGCTCCAGGTCCCAGCGCTCGGGCCCGCGGTTGAGGGTGCCGCCGGAGGTCTCCCACGCCATGACGCCGCCGTCGAGAACGCGCAGGTTGGGCAGTCCCGCCTCGGCGAGGGCCTGTTCGGCCTGGGCGGCGCGGGCGCCGGAGCGGCAGATGAGGACGACGTCCTCGTCGAGATGGTGCAGCAGCTCGGCGCGGTGCTCGCGCAGGGTGTCGAGGGGGACGTTGTAGGAGCCGGGGATGTGGGCGGTGCGGAACTCGCCGGGCGTGCGCACGTCCAGCAGGCGCGGGCCTTCACCGTCCCGGGTCAGGTCGCGCAGGGTGGCGGGATCGAGTCGTGGCTTGTCGGCGTGGGTGGTCATGGGGGGTCCTTGCTGTCGCTGGAGCGGTGGAGGGTGGGCGGCGGCCGATGGTTCCGGCCGCCGCCTGGCGTGCGGCGGATCAGACGTCGGCGGATGCGGGCAGGGCGAGCCAGGCGCCGTAGCCGCCGAGCAGGTCGGAGACGTCGGTGCGGCCCTGGTGGCGGAGCAGGCTGGCGGCGATGGAGGAGCGGTGGCCGCCGGCGCAGTGGACGACGAGAGGCCGGTCGGTGGGGATCTCGGCTGCGCGGCGGGCGAGTTCGGCCAGCGGGATGTGCAGGGAGCCCTCGATGAAGCCCTCTTCGCGCTCGGCGGTGTTGCGCACGTCCAGGACGAGCGGGAGTTCGTCGCTGTCCAGCAGCCGGCGCAGTTCGTCGGCGGTCAGGCGGCTGGCCTGCTGCATCTGGTCGGCCAGGGCGGGAAACGCGCCCTCGGGTTCGCGCAGGTAGCCGCCGACCTTGTCGAAGCCGATCCGGGCGAGCCGGGTGACGACCTCCTCCTCGCGGTCTTGCGGCGCGATGACGATGACGTCCTGCTCGGGGCCGACGACCATGCCCGCCTGCTCGGCGAAGCGGCCGTCGGCGGGCACGTTGACCGAGCCGCGCAGATAGCCGGGGGCGAAGTCCTGCGGCGAGCGGGCGTCGACCACGACCGCCCCCGCCGCGCGCCGCTCCATGAACTCCTCGACCGACAGCGGCCGGGGTGCGGCGGCCGCGTCGAACAGGTCGTGCTCCTTGCGGTTGAGGATGGCGTCGTAGACGAAGTAGGCGGGCGCGGACGGCTGCCCCGCCGTGACCAGCGACACGAACTTCTCTTCGCTCATGGGCCGGCAGGCGTAGTTGGTGGCGCGCTGTTCGCCGATGGTGGACTGGCGCTGGGTGGAGAGGTTCTTGCCGCAGGCGGATCCGGCGCCGTGGGCGGGGAAGACCCGGACGGCGTCGGGCAGGGCCATCAGCTTGTTCTGGACGGTGTCGTAGAGCATGCGGCCGAGCTCGTCGGCGGTCACGCCGATGGAGGCGAGCAGGTCGGGTCGGCCGACGTCGCCGATGAACAGCGCGTCGCCGGTGAGGACGCCGTAGGGGACGGTGTCGTCGGCGTGCTCGTGGATGAGGATGCTGATCGACTCCGGGGTGTGGCCGGGGGTTTCGAGGATCTGCAGCGTGACGTCGC includes these proteins:
- a CDS encoding NAD(P)H-dependent oxidoreductase subunit E — its product is MVPVGPADRFDAFRALADRRGRPGNRLIESLAEARAGTPDGPEVWAPPVAARVGLPAAAALGPASYFADLAAPHGRRHVRVCAATACFAAQAGRHLADVEDALGVTLGTASPDGAVSVQTVRCLGYCYAGPAALDGDTPCTGPTLAGQLTGREPRRAPDIPVTDDTGDPVLLGGVLSGEPAWQVWPGAVTKGTRDGVLSEVAASGLRGRGGAGFRVAAKWEAAGRAPGTVVVANGDEGDPGSYADRLLMEADPERVLEGLALACFVCGSRLGVVLVRSEYPAALARMREAVGHAYADGRLGPSVHGTGAALDIRVVEGAGSYVAGEETALIAGLEGGRGCARPRPPYPTERGLWDAPTVVNNVETLAAVPWIVRRGGEAYARRGTPGETGTKLVCLSERFARPGCYEVELGTPVRRIVTDLGGGLKDDAEPVALQVGGPLGGFLAADALDVPLSEAGLSARGAALGHAGLVAFDERVAPEDVLRHVWEFAAAESCGACSPCRVGTRRGLGMASARTPPGQGWERLSRVLAEASLCAFGRRIPSAVRSLARAYGDRLAGWDP
- a CDS encoding DUF302 domain-containing protein encodes the protein MRYDRTVHLDTDFATAVARTRDALAQQGFGILTEIDVTATLKAKLDHDMEDYVILGACNPPLAHRALETDRSIGLLLPCNVVIRRSGDRTAVQALDPSTMVALTELEALRPVAEEATRRLDAALASLTVAHAGD
- the trxA gene encoding thioredoxin; protein product: MPTVELTKDNFEDTVTGSEIVLIDFWAAWCGPCRMFGPVYEKAAERHPDIVFGKVDTEAQPELAAAFQVSSIPTLMAVRDRTVLYAQPGALPPQALEELIGRIRAIDMNDVRRQAAPRPAERS
- a CDS encoding aminotransferase class V-fold PLP-dependent enzyme, with protein sequence MSTSLAPAASALMEHIRGGLIGDDEVLDGPYGPKRIVYADYTASGRSLDFVEDFVREQVLPHYGNTHTESSSTGLQTTRLREDARRIIRGAVGGTDDDLVIFCGSGATAAVNKLVGILQLRRPEKPPAAQRPVVFVGPYEHHSNELPWRESIADVVVIDEDRDGHIDLDRLEAGLRRYADRPLRIGSFSAASNVTGILTDADRIARLLHTHGALSFWDYAAAAPYVPIRVTESAPGAGDHKDALFLSPHKFVGGPQTPGVLVVRRELVRNQVPTAPGGGTVAFVDPLGHRYLDDPVAREEGGTPAIVESIRAGLVFALKQAVGTDAIQAAEERHWRRALARWDSNPRIEILGNHHARRLSIVSFRIRHGDHAYLHHNYVVALLNDLLGIQARGGCSCAGPYGHRLLAIDHATSHALLDEVVHGCDGIKPGWIRVNFNYFISDTVRDYLIDAVDLVAARAHRLLPDYRFDPHTGQWHHRAGPADPPLRLTGVRFAADGRITTPAVRHRRRGEATLSGQLARAREVLAARSDRLDDGPTGLPADFERMRWFPLPPTCLEQSRTGTG
- a CDS encoding metal-sensitive transcriptional regulator, with amino-acid sequence MELELEGADLKAVLNRLRRAQGQISGVIRMIEEGRDCEDVVTQLAAASRALDRAGFAIIATGLQQCVADIESGRKNGEDGEDSVQMRARLEKLFLSLA
- a CDS encoding sulfite exporter TauE/SafE family protein, which produces MSALVLALAAGAVIGLALGALGGGGSVLAVPALIYLLDFAPVAATTASLVIVTVISVTAVIAHAREGHVRRRTGLLFAAAGIGPAMLGGAVAGRIPAAVLTAAFALVAGAAALRMLRTRPAAEGAAAVRPGRAAAVGAGLGTVTGVLGVGGGFLAVPALVGVLGMRMRNAVGTSLLVITVNSLAALATRAGTVDGLDWAVLGPFAGAAVLGAWDGKRLAAKVSGHTLQRIFALVLLAVAAFMLIDAVV
- a CDS encoding rhodanese-like domain-containing protein gives rise to the protein MSIFRRDRGGPGRVTVQEAAARTGHEDTETGGDAVLLDVREPYEWQAGHASGAVHLPLSALAAGAALPADAQARPLVVICRSGNRSRQAAELLAARGSQAVDVIGGMRDWAGAGLPVVDARGGRGTVV